From a single Populus nigra chromosome 18, ddPopNigr1.1, whole genome shotgun sequence genomic region:
- the LOC133678583 gene encoding ultraviolet-B receptor UVR8-like, whose product MPMDATTSGTPTIQYHNINDQPVTVTAIVAVPVSTYQRNQRHCFGDLIPGEFPLATNPSIVLHVLTACNLDPQDLAKLEATCSFFRQPANFPPDNELSISELAALDMCQKRAIFKPMAPEERQDLKQRCGGSWKLVLRFLLAGEACCRRERSQAIAGPGHSIAVTSNGVVYSFGSNSSGQLGHGTTEEEWRPRQIRSLRGIRIIQAAAGPGRTMLISDAGQVYAFGKDSFGEAEYGAQGSKMVTTPQLVESLKNIFVVQAVIGNFFTAVLSREGRVYTFSWGNDGRIGHQTEPNDVEPHPLLGALENIPVVQIAAGYCYLLALACHPSGMSVYSVGCGLGGKLGHGSRTDEKYPRLIEQFQLLNLQPMVVAAGAWHAAVVGRDGRVCTWGWGRYGCLGHGNEECESVPKVVEALSKVKAVNVATGDYTTFVVSDDGDVYSFGCGESASLGHNAAADEQGNRHVNVLSPELVTSLKEVKERVVQISLTNSIYWNAHTFALTESGKLYAFGAGDKGQLGMELVNNQSERGNPERVDVDLR is encoded by the exons ATGCCCATGGATGCCACTACGAGTGGAACCCCAACTATACAATACCATAACATCAATGATCAGCCTGTCACTGTCACAGCCATTGTTGCTGTTCCTGTTTCAACATATCAGCGAAATCAGCGCCATTGTTTTGGGGACTTGATTCCTGGAGAATTCCCGTTAGCTACCAATCCATCAATTGTCCTTCATGTTCTCACCGCGTGTAACTTGGATCCTCAAGATCTTGCAAAACTAGAG GCAACATGCTCCTTCTTTAGGCAGCCAGCAAACTTCCCCCCCGACAATGAATTATCCATATCAGAGCTTGCTGCTCTGGATATGTGTCAAAAAAGAGCCATATTTAAGCCAATGGCACCTGAAGAACGCCAAGATTTGAAACAAAGATGCGGGGGCTCGTGGAAACTGGTCCTGCGATTTTTGCTGGCTGGAGAAGCATGTTGCAGGAGGGAGAGATCCCAGGCAATTGCAGGACCTGGTCACAGTATTGCTGTGACATCGAATGGAGTAGTTTACTCCTTTGGCTCTAATAGCTCAGGACAACTTGGGCATGGCACCACTGAAGAGGAGTGGCGACCTCGGCAAATCAG ATCCCTCCGAGGCATTCGAATTATCCAAGCAGCTGCTGGACCTGGTAGGACAATGCTGATTAGTGATGCTGGGCAGGTTTATGCCTTTGGAAAGGATTCCTTTGGTGAAGCTGAGTACGGAGCTCAAGGATCTAAAATGGTTACAACTCCACAGCTGGTTGAGTCcttgaaaaacatatttgtgGTGCAAGCTGTGATAGGAAATTTTTTCACTGCTGTATTGTCCAGAGAAGGAAGGGTTTATACATTTTCTTGGGGAAATGATGGCAGAATTGGTCATCAGACAGAGCCAAATGATGTTGAACCCCATCCTTTGTTGGGGGCACTTGAGAACATTCCAGTGGTACAAATTGCAGCTGGATACTGTTACCTTCTTGCTCTGGCCTGTCATCCTAGTGGCAT GTCAGTATACTCTGTTGGATGTGGCTTGGGTGGGAAGCTTGGACATGGATCAAGAACTGATGAGAAATACCCCCGATTGATAGAACAGTTCCAGCTTTTGAACCTTCAGCCAATGGTGGTTGCTGCTGGTGCATGGCATGCTGCTGTGGTAGGAAGGGATGGACGGGTTTGCACATGGGGTTGGGGTCGCTATGGGTGTTTGGGCCATGGAAATGAAGAGTGTGAATCAGTTCCTAAGGTGGTGGAAGCATTGAGCAAGGTCAAAGCTGTTAATGTTGCTACAGGGGATTACACAACCTTCGTGGTTTCTGATGACGGTGACGTATACTCATTTGGTTGTGGTGAATCTGCTAGTCTAGGTCATAATGCTGCTGCTGATGAACAG GGAAATAGGCATGTCAATGTGTTAAGCCCAGAGCTAGTAACATCATTGAAGGAGGTGAAGGAGCGAGTAGTGCAGATCAGCCTAACCAATTCCATATACTGGAATGCCCACACCTTTGCACTCACTGAATCTGGGAAACTGTATGCATTTGGTGCCGGAGACAAAGGGCAGCTTGGTATGGAACTTGTCAACAACCAAAGCGAAAGGGGGAATCCAGAACGCGTGGATGTGGATCTAAGGTAG
- the LOC133678509 gene encoding uncharacterized protein LOC133678509, translated as MHVNFKNHNINQQGFIFQSLFQNILSQLNYHISRPKFNKHRLIKRTIPMEALYPCLKKLWNEWQLQALVLLSLLLQVILILLGNRRKYVNKIWIKIIVWPAYLLADLIATTALGILTNRFSYHSGPLDAQLELTAFWAPFLLLHLGGPDTITAYSLEDNELWSRNLLQLVGQTGFAFYILSAGWTGSRVSFLTIPIMVAGLIKYGERAWVLWSASYEQRSKASTSPHHNILQPISDVQDYSNISDDKLLQVSYRMFEMAKSLLAGVSTTAIEPSILAKHQEVTSNLLEKISPKDAFKVIEIQLGFMYDLLYTKALVSYTPCGIVLRLTSFLLTSVVLVLFSLGPHNVHKYSKVDLCITFSLLVVAIVLELYAALAFLFSDRTLVWMRKHNFPSLSRYITSLLIHRNHRWSNYMGQFNLLSYFFNEKPMGFRGILELLKINQKLEKQRYATYPQVPEDLKEWLVMHSKKFWSIIKESQGTESMMALSWRGSVSLRSMLPKDTVYILSTGIELQQTIIVWHIATELCYHLDHDYFTQKETRPSGSAETVVLNWKMSKRISRYMMYLLAISPETLPASGAIGQINFEGTCDEGRKEIASFESKLDDQVCTQRERKHKIKIEASKWLFERHKDSITGENQIEQQLSGSLLSLGCVLANHLTNCLQTKTEKERMEKKWDAIGSCWFEFLYHAGRQSSGNQHAQQLRQGGEFLTHIWLLYEELTLLDRLSTAEADRNEGE; from the exons ATGCATGTGAACTTCAAGAACCATAACATCAATCAACAAggtttcatctttcaatctcTCTTTCAGAATATTCTCTCTCAGCTGAATTATCATATTTCGCGGCCGAAATTTAACAAGCATCGTCTTATAAAGAG GACGATACCGATGGAGGCACTCTATCCATGTTTGAAGAAACTGTGGAATGAATGGCAGCTGCAAGCATTGGTTTTGCTTAGCCTCTTACTCCAAGTGATACTCATCCTTCTCGGCAATCGTAGGAAGTATGTTAACAAAATTTGGATCAAGATTATTGTGTGGCCTGCTTACTTACTCGCAGATTTAATAGCAACAACTGCACTTGGTATCCTCACAAATCGATTTTCTTATCATTCTGGGCCTTTGGATGCACAACTCGAGCTAACAGCATTTTGGGCACCTTTTCTCTTACTGCACTTGGGTGGGCCTGACACAATCACTGCGTATTCTTTGGAGGACAACGAATTATGGTCAAGGAACTTGCTTCAACTGGTCGGCCAGACAGGATTTGCATTTTACATCCTTTCCGCAGGGTGGACAGGGTCCCGCGTTTCATTTCTAACAATTCCAATAATGGTGGCAGGGCTGATTAAGTATGGAGAAAGAGCATGGGTCCTGTGGTCTGCAAGCTATGAGCAGCGTAGTAAAGCATCAACATCCCCTCATCATAATATCTTGCAGCCTATTTCTGATGTTCAAGATTATTCTAATATTTCTGATGATAAATTACTTCAAGTCTCCTATAGGATGTTCGAGATGGCTAAGAGCCTCTTAGCAGGTGTTTCAACAACTGCAATAGAACCGTCCATATTGGCTAAACATCAAGAAGTGACCTCAAATCTTTTGGAGAAAATATCTCCTAAAGATGCTTTTAAGGTAATTGAAATTCAGCTTGGATTTATGTATGACCTTCTGTATACGAAGGCACTAGTGTCCTACACCCCCTGTGGAATTGTCTTGCGGCTCACCAGTTTTCTTCTCACCAGCGTTGTGCTGGTGTTATTTTCTTTGGGCCCCCACAACGTACATAAGTACTCAAAGGTCGATCTTTGCATTACTTTTTCTTTGCTTGTTGTGGCAATTGTTTTGGAGCTTTATGCGGCACTTGCATTCCTATTCTCAGACCgtactcttgtctggatgaGAAAACATAATTTCCCTAGCCTCTCACGATACATTACTTCTCTCCTAATACATAGAAATCATAGATGGTCAAATTACATGGGTCAATTCAATTTGCTAAGCTACTTCTTCAACGAAAAACCCATGGGTTTTCGTGGAATCTTAGAGCTCTTGAAAATCAACCAAAAGCTAGAAAAACAACGATATGCTACTTATCCTCAAGTCCCAGAGGATTTGAAGGAATGGTTAGTCATGCATTCCAAGAAATTTTGGTCTATAATTAAAGAAAGCCAGGGCACAGAAAGTATGATGGCACTTTCGTGGAGAGGATCTGTGTCGTTGCGTTCTATGTTGCCCAAGGACACCGTTTATATATTAAGTACTGGAATAGAGTTACAGCAGACAATCATAGTTTGGCACATTGCTACAGAACTATGCTATCACCTAGATCATGATTATTTCACCCAAAAAGAAACCAGACCATCTGGTAGTGCAGAAACTGTTGTATTGAACTGGAAAATGAGCAAGCGCATCTCCAGATATATGATGTATCTCCTCGCCATTTCACCTGAAACGTTGCCAGCAAGTGGGGCAATTGGTCAGATCAACTTTGAAGGCACTTGTGATGAGGGCAGGAAAGAAATTGCATCATTTGAATCAAAGTTAGATGATCAAGTCTGCACccagagagaaagaaaacataAGATTAAAATCGAGGCTTCCAAATGGTTGTTCGAGCGGCACAAGGATTCAATTACCGGTGAAAATCAAATAGAGCAACAACTGAGTGGATCCCTTTTATCCTTGGGGTGCGTGCTTGCTAATCACCTGACAAACTGCTTGCAGACTAAGACTGAAAAAGAG CGCATGGAGAAAAAATGGGACGCAATTGGCAGTTGCTGGTTTGAATTTCTATACCATGCCGGAAGACAAAGCAGCGGAAATCAGCACGCACAACAACTCAGACAAGGTGGAGAGTTTCTCACTCATATATGGCTTCTCTATGAGGAGTTGACGCTTCTCGATAGATTGTCAACAGCAGAGGCGGACAGAAATGAGGGAGAATAA
- the LOC133678478 gene encoding uncharacterized protein LOC133678478 yields the protein MEALLPSLKKLWNEWQLQALVLLSLLLQVILTLLGNRRKYVNKIWIKIIVWPAYLLADLIATTALGILTNRFAYHSGPLDAQLELTAFWAPFLLLHLGGPDTITAYSVEDNELWSRHLLQLAGQTGFAFYILSAGWTGSRVSFLTIPIMLAGLIKYGERTWVLWSASSEQRSKDSTSPHHNMFESISDFQDYSNISDDKLLQVSYGMLEMAKCLFVGVPITARETSILPNHQEATSNPLKKIYPKDAFKVTEMQLGFMYDLLYTKALVSYTPCGIVLRLTSFLLTSIVLVLFSLGPHNVHKYSKVDLCITFSLLVVAIVLELYAALAFLFSDRTLVWMRKNNFPSISRYITSLPIHRNHRWSNYMGQFNLLSYFFNEKPMGFRGILELLKINEKLEKQRYAGYRQVPEDLKEWLVMHSIKFRDMLKKGPEDVKLMSRSARGIASLESFLPNADDQTILFMSCFTEFHQTIIIWHIATELCYHLDHDYFTQKESRPSSSAETAVLNWKMSKRISRYMMYLLAISPETLPSSGEIGHVNFNRTCEEGRKEIASFDEVGIQRERKHKIKIEASKRLYERHKDSITEKSQILKQLNGSLLSLGCVLAKHLIESMRDRPEEERMETKWNAIAGCWFEFLVYAGRQSSGNQHAQQLRQGGEFLTHFWLLFEELTFLDYSPASPTTTS from the exons ATGGAGGCACTGTTACCAAGTTTGAAGAAACTGTGGAATGAATGGCAGCTGCAAGCATTGGTTTTGCTTAGCCTCTTACTCCAAGTAATACTCACCCTTCTCGGCAATCGTAGGAAGTATGTTAACAAAATTTGGATCAAGATTATTGTGTGGCCTGCTTACTTACTCGCAGATTTAATAGCAACAACTGCACTTGGTATCCTCACAAATCGATTTGCTTATCATTCTGGACCTTTGGATGCACAACTCGAGCTGACAGCATTTTGGGCACCTTTTCTCTTACTGCACTTGGGTGGGCCTGACACAATCACTGCGTATTCTGTGGAGGACAACGAGTTATGGTCAAGGCACTTGCTTCAACTGGCCGGCCAGACAGGATTTGCATTTTACATCCTGTCCGCAGGGTGGACAGGGTCCCGCGTTTCATTTCTAACAATTCCAATAATGTTGGCAGGGCTGATTAAGTATGGAGAAAGAACATGGGTCCTGTGGTCTGCAAGCTCTGAGCAGCGTAGTAAAGATTCAACATCTCCTCATCATAATATGTTTGAGTCTATCTCTGATTTTCAAGATTATTCTAATATTTCTGATGATAAATTGCTTCAAGTCTCCTACGGGATGTTGGAGATGGCCAAGTGTCTCTTCGTAGGTGTTCCAATAACTGCAAGAGAAACGTCCATTTTGCCTAACCATCAAGAAGCGACCTCAAATCCTTTGAAGAAAATATATCCTAAAGATGCTTTTAAGGTAACTGAAATGCAGCTTGGATTTATGTATGACCTGCTGTATACGAAGGCACTAGTGTCCTACACCCCCTGTGGAATTGTCTTGCGGCTCACCAGTTTTCTTCTCACCAGCATTGTGCTGGTGTTATTTTCTTTGGGCCCCCACAACGTACATAAGTACTCAAAGGTCGATCTTTGCATTACTTTTTCTTTGCTTGTTGTGGCAATTGTTTTGGAGCTTTATGCGGCTCTTGCATTCCTATTCTCAGACCgtactcttgtctggatgagaaaaaataatttccctAGCATCTCACGATACATTACTTCTCTCCCAATACATAGAAATCATAGATGGTCAAATTACATGGGTCAATTCAATTTGCTAAGCTACTTCTTCAACGAAAAACCCATGGGTTTTCGTGGAATCTTAGAGCTCTTGAAAATCAACGAAAAGCTAGAAAAACAAAGATATGCAGGTTATCGTCAAGTCCCAGAGGATTTGAAGGAATGGTTAGTCATGCATTCCATTAAATTTAGGGATATGTTAAAGAAGGGTCCGGAGGATGTTAAACTTATGTCCAGGAGTGCGAGAGGAATTGCATCGTTGGAATCTTTCTTGCCCAATGCAGATGATCAGACCATTCTGTTCATGAGTTGTTTTACAGAGTTTCATCAAACAATCATTATTTGGCACATTGCTACAGAACTCTGCTATCACCTAGATCATGACTATTTCACCCAAAAAGAAAGCAGACCATCCAGTAGTGCAGAAACTGCTGTATTGAACTGGAAAATGAGCAAGCGCATCTCCAGATATATGATGTATCTCCTCGCCATTTCACCTGAAACGTTGCCATCCAGTGGGGAAATCGGTCATGTCAACTTTAACCGCACTTGTGAAGAGGGCAGGAAAGAAATTGCATCATTTGATGAAGTCGGCAtccagagagagagaaaacataAGATTAAAATCGAGGCTTCCAAAAGGTTGTACGAGCGGCACAAAGATTCAATTACCGAAAAAAGCCAAATCTTGAAACAACTGAATGGATCTCTTTTATCCTTGGGGTGCGTGCTTGCTAAACATCTGATAGAGAGCATGCGGGATAGGCCTGAAGAAGAG CGTATGGAGACAAAATGGAACGCAATTGCCGGATGCTGGTTCGAATTTCTAGTCTATGCTGGAAGACAAAGCAGTGGAAATCAGCACGCACAGCAGCTTAGACAAGGTGGAGAGTTTCTCACTCATTTCTGGCTTCTCTTTGAGGAGCTGACGTTTCTCGATTATTCCCCTGCATCGCCAACAACGACTAGTTAA